A segment of the Egibacteraceae bacterium genome:
GGCGGCGCGCTGCTGGAGGGGCTGCTGGCCGGCGACCGCGGTCATCGCGGCGCCCGCATCGACTGCGGCGGCGGCCATCAGGCCGACTTCGTCAGCTACCGTGCCAAGTATCTGGACACGGTGCTGGGCCCGGTCACGTTGCAGCGCGCCTGGTACCACTGCACCCCATGCCACACCGGCACCGCACCCCGCGATGGCGAGCTGGGGGTGGCCGGCGCGTCGCTGTCGCCGGGGCTGCGCCGCATGGTGGCACGCACCGCCGCCAGCAAACCGTTCGCCCAAGCACGAGCGGACCTGGCCGAGCTGGCCGGCATCGAGCTGACCACCAAACGCGTGGAACGCTCCGCGAAGCCGACGGCCAGCAGGTCGCCGCCGCCGTGCAAGCCCAGGCCGACGCGGTGGTGGCCGGCACGCTGTCCCGCCTCGACGCCGACCGGGCACCCATCGACACGCTGTATGTCGCCATGGACGGCACCGGGGTGCCCTGTGTGCCCGCCGCGACCCAGGGACGCCGCGGCAAACAGTCCGACGGACACGCGGCCACCCGCGAGGCCAAGCTCGCTTGCCTGTTCACCCAGAGCGGACTGGACGAGGACGGCCGGCCGGTCCGCGACCCCCACTCGTCCAGCTACGTCGCCACCTTCGCCCCCGCCGAGGACTTCGGCGCACTGGCCTACGCCGAAGCTGACCGTCGCGGCGTCGCCGGTGCCCGACGCACGGTCGTGCTCGGCGACGGCGCCCCCTGGATCTGGAACCTCGCCGCCCTGCACTTTCCCTCCGCGACCCAGATCGTCGACCTCTACCACGCCCGCGAACACCTCCACGAGCTCGGCCGGCTGGTGGCACCGGCCCTCGACGGTGACCACGCCGGCTGGCTGGCCGACCGGCTGGCCGAGCTCGACCGCGGCGACATCCCCGCGCTACTCGACGCCGCCCACAGCCTCACCCTGCCCGACACCCTG
Coding sequences within it:
- a CDS encoding ISKra4 family transposase, whose translation is MPHRHRTPRWRAGGGRRVAVAGAAPHGGTHRRQQTVRPSTSGPGRAGRHRADHQTRGTLREADGQQVAAAVQAQADAVVAGTLSRLDADRAPIDTLYVAMDGTGVPCVPAATQGRRGKQSDGHAATREAKLACLFTQSGLDEDGRPVRDPHSSSYVATFAPAEDFGALAYAEADRRGVAGARRTVVLGDGAPWIWNLAALHFPSATQIVDLYHAREHLHELGRLVAPALDGDHAGWLADRLAELDRGDIPALLDAAHSLTLPDTLTAEVDQTLGYFQTNQHRMRYAQFRKSGLFVGSGAVEAGCRAVIGQRLKLSGMRWNVPGATGILTLRCHDASNRWDDLWTQIHRTTAA